A window of Candidatus Rokuibacteriota bacterium contains these coding sequences:
- the ftsY gene encoding signal recognition particle-docking protein FtsY: MSWVSAVAERLRLGLSRSQNLLRGGLAALVSSHAAVDASFLEGLEELLIAADVGPVVARRFTDRLRAEVERGHRGSPEEVRAAFREFLLETLAPAAQPLDLAHTPSVLFVLGVNGSGKTTTCGKLAAALKADGKAVLLAAADTFRAAAIEQLEAWGDRVGAEVIRQAPGADPGAVVFDALKAAMARRVDALIVDTAGRLHTKQPLMEELAKLTRVAAKQLPGAPHERLMVLDAPTGQNGLAQARLFHAHVGLTGIVLTKLDGTAKGGIVVRIYQELGLSIKLVGTGEGSEDLQPFDPEAFVAALLPE; the protein is encoded by the coding sequence GTGAGCTGGGTGTCTGCCGTCGCCGAACGGCTGCGCCTCGGACTCAGCCGTTCCCAGAACCTCCTGCGCGGGGGACTGGCCGCGCTCGTGTCGTCCCACGCGGCCGTGGATGCCAGCTTCCTGGAAGGGCTGGAGGAGCTTCTGATCGCGGCCGACGTGGGCCCGGTGGTCGCGCGGCGGTTCACCGACAGGCTCAGGGCGGAAGTCGAGCGAGGCCACCGCGGCTCTCCGGAAGAGGTGCGTGCGGCGTTCCGCGAGTTCCTGCTCGAGACCCTCGCGCCGGCCGCCCAGCCCCTCGACCTCGCGCACACGCCGAGCGTGCTGTTCGTCCTCGGCGTCAACGGCTCGGGGAAAACCACGACGTGCGGGAAGCTCGCCGCGGCCCTCAAGGCCGACGGGAAGGCGGTGCTCCTGGCCGCCGCGGACACGTTCCGGGCAGCCGCGATCGAGCAGCTCGAGGCGTGGGGCGATCGGGTCGGCGCCGAGGTCATCCGTCAGGCGCCCGGGGCCGATCCAGGGGCCGTCGTCTTCGACGCGCTGAAGGCGGCGATGGCTCGGAGGGTGGACGCGCTGATCGTCGACACAGCCGGCCGGCTGCACACGAAGCAACCGCTGATGGAGGAACTGGCGAAGCTGACGCGCGTGGCGGCCAAGCAGCTTCCCGGGGCTCCCCACGAGCGGCTCATGGTGCTCGACGCGCCCACGGGGCAGAACGGCCTCGCCCAGGCCCGACTCTTCCACGCCCACGTCGGGCTGACGGGCATCGTCCTGACCAAGCTCGACGGCACCGCCAAGGGCGGCATCGTCGTGCGGATCTACCAGGAGCTCGGCCTTTCGATCAAGCTCGTGGGAACCGGCGAGGGAAGCGAGGACCTTCAGCCCTTTGACCCGGAGGCCTTTGTGGCCGCGCTGCTCCCTGAGTGA